Part of the Hevea brasiliensis isolate MT/VB/25A 57/8 chromosome 16, ASM3005281v1, whole genome shotgun sequence genome is shown below.
AATTTCAGCTTTGCATTCTGACATTGGGGAAGAGATGGATACTACAACAAATTTAAAGGAGTCTTCAATTTCAGCTTTGCATTCTGACATTGGGGAAGAGATGGATACTGCAACAAATTTAGAGGTGAATTTGGCTTCAACAGCACTCACGTTGGCAAGTGCTGCCACTGAAGAAGACACTGGATTGACTATACCAGAAGCTGCTTTTGAAAACTTTGAGAAGAGAGGGGAATCAAAAAGCAAAACCAGGGGAAAAAGAAATGTTGCTACTGTGGATGTTTCAGCTTTGCATTCTGACATTGGGGAAGAGATGGATACTGCAACAAATTTGGAGAAGAATTTGGCTTCAACACCACTCAAGTTGGCAAGTGCTGCTACTGAAGAAGAAGCATCAAATGAAAATGTTTCAGGAAAAGATGCCAAAGTGTCTAATAAACTGCAGAGCTCTACCACGAATGCTTCTAGACAAAGTTTGGTAGCTACCTTTAATGAAATGAATGAAATTGCTGATAGTGTTGTAAAGGATGGGCAACTGAAACGAAAACGTGAAGCACTTAAGGAGAAAGAAGCCTCTCTGGATGGATCCTTCGTTGGAGAACCTCCAAGACTATCTTCACTAGAAGCCTTAGAAAGTAGCTTGGTTGGACTTTCCGCACCTTGCAAATCTGTCGATGAGAAAGCTACAGAGCACTTCAAGAATGCCAATTACATTACTATTTCACCGCTAAGGGAATACACTGGATTGACTATGCCAGGAGCTGCTTTTGAAAGCTTTGAGAAAAGAGGGGAATCCAAAAGCAAAACCGGAGGAAAAAGAAGTATTGCTACTGTGGATGTTTTGGCTTTGCGATCTGAAATTGCGGAAGAGATACATACTGCAACAAATTTAGAGAAGAATTTGGCTTCAACACCACTCATGATGGCAAGTGCTGCTACAGAAGAAGCATCAAATGAAAATGTTTCAAGAAAAGAAGCCAAAGTGTCCAATGAACTGCAGAGGTCTACCATGAATGCTTCTAGACAAAGTTTGGTAGCTACCTTTAATGAAATGAATGAAATTGCTGATAGTGTTGGAAAGGTTGGGCAACTGAAACAAAAACGTGAAGCAGTTGAGGAGACAGAAGCCTTTCTGGATGGATCCTTGGTTGGAGAATTTCCAAGAAAATCTACATTAGAAGCCTCAAAAAGTGGCTTGGTTGGACTCTCTCCACCTTGCAAATCTGTTGAGGAGAAAGCAACAGAGCATATCAAGAATGCCAATTACATTACTATTTCACCATTAAGAGACGACACTGGATTGACTGTGGCAGAGGCTGCTTTTAAAAGATTTGAGAAGAGAGAGGAATCTAAAAGCAAAACCAGAGGAAAAAGAAGCATTGCTACTGTGGATGTTAAAGCTTTGCATTCTGACCCTGGGGAAGAGATGGATATTGCAACAAATTTAGAGGAGAATTTGGCTTCAACACCTCTTATGTTGGCGAGTGCTGCTACAGAAGAAGCATCGAAGATTGTAGGGAAGCCTGAGGTTATTAATGATGACAACATTGTTCGGGTAGTTGACATAGGGAAATTTGTCTCAGATACCAAGGGAGGTGTAGAAGACCAATCACATCAATCACCGGAGATCTGGGCAAATTTAGTCAATAATAATTCAGATGAACTTAAGTTGGCAAAATTTCAAGCAGAAGCTTGTGACGTGGCTTCTCCATCTGTTGGCTTCTCATCTGCAAATCAATCTGCTTTTGAAGGTAAttgaatttctattaaaggacTATTTTTTAGTTCTTTTAGTGTTCACTTAACTATCTTCTTAATCATATGCAGTTGAAAGCTCCAATATCTCAATATTGGAGAAAGTGATCATAAGAGTAGAAATGTCAACAGGCAAGGATGAATGCTATGGTAGTGATGGTATCTGTGATAATTCAGTTGAGGTTGATAGGATATCTATTCAGGAGGATGGAGTCTGTGGTCTAGAAGGGACTGAGCAGGATGATATAAAATATGGAATCGAGCACAATCTGGTTCCTGATAATGGGAGATCGTTACCAGAAGTCAGTACAGAGATTGTTACCGAGAGCACCAAAAATGTGTGCCAGGAAAGTAATAAAACTGTATCAACTAATTCTAATTTTGAGGATAGAAAGAATGTTTTGGACAGAATGGTACCAGATGGTTTGCCTCAATTTTATTTTGCGAATCTGGAAGATGGAAACATAAGCAATACTGCAATGGCAAAGAACTCCAGTGATGAGGTTTTATGCGAGCAAATCTTTGGGGATTGCATGGCTGGGAAAGAAGAAGCTAGTTTTGATAGTAATGGTGGAAAATCATTTTCATTGGAAGCACCATCTGCGTCAGAGATTCAAGAACTGCCTTCTAAGAAGCTTCACCATTATGAAGAGACAGTTGTAGAAAGCAACAACGGTGTTGATGTTGTCACGGATGTGCCTATTACCAAGTATTGTAACGCAGTTATGAATATGGAAGATAGCCAAAATATGGATGGAGAGCCTGAACCGGATGGAACGCCTGAGCCAAATGGTGAACAGCATGCCAAGAAGTCCAAGGATTCTGGGTACTGTGTGGAAGTTGAGCCTGGTGATTATGGTGGTTGCCAAAAGGTAGCTGCAAAGGTGCACTCTGGTGCTGACTCAAGTTCCAGTCGGACAATTCGTGAAGAATCTAGTGATTCACAAATAGCAGTTAAGGAAGTGGTCAGTGGCAAGTTCGTGGAAGAACAGCTGAACGCAGCACAACGTGATCAGGTTGCAAGGGAGGGTACTCTGGAGGATGCTTGGGTAGTTAAGCTTTCTAACAATGGTGGTAGCGAGGAAGGTCCTACCCAGGTGAATGACAGTTCTGATGAAAGTTTGACTGAGAGCACTTGTCGAGAAAGTGAATTTTCCGAGGGAAAGAATGTTGAATCGATGTCCCAGTTTCCCGAGCGCATCAAAAGGATTAACGGGATGGAGGAGAAAGAAATAACATGTGAAGTGAGCGACGCCAAGGTTGACAGCATTGTGAAATTTATTGGTTATCACATGGATGAGGAGGCTGCAGATGTGCATGATGTAATCCGTGAAAATGATGAAGCAACTGCCAATAAAACATGCACGATGACAATAGAGATGAAGGAGGCACGAAGTGGAGGGTTTTCAAAGAAAAATAGCATAGTGGAGCCTGGTAAAGCAATTTTAGATCGTGAAGATGAGTTATCAAAAGTTAATGATGCTGGTCCAGTTGCTTTCTCTGCGGTTGCATCTACTGATTTTGGAGGCCTTGATAAGACATCTGACGGGGCGACAGTGAGGGCAATTGAGCTTGAAAATCTCGAAGAGAAGTCTGGATCGGAGTTGGACATGAGTGATTTTATAGCCTTGGGTATGGATGTCAAAGCTGCAGAAGCAAATGAAAAATTTGAAAACGTGGATGGCAATTTGAAAGGCAAGGATTTCAAAAACCACGCCGAGAAGGAATCTGACAACATTGTTTTTTCATCCCATGGTTAGAATCTTTACTTTAGATGTCTGAAAGACATAATTTTTTATTGATCTTATCTTAAAAATTCCCTTTTACCTGAAACTTGGTGTTTAGAAATAATTAATAGCACAGGTTAAAAGACAATAGATTTTCCTCCATCTCACTCAGTTTGTTGCCATGGTTTGCCAAACATGAAGAGCTTAAAGTCCTAGAGGAATACAAGTCTTGGGACTATAGTTGAAGTTCAAGATGTTCCTTGACTATACTTCCTCTTAATTTGAATGCGCTCAAGAAAGTGCATAAAGATTTAAGGCAACTGTGTTGATATCATCATTACTCTGCTTAGAAGGAAACAATtgtcatatatatttttttaatcgaTGCAAACATCTTGTCATAACAATTGTAAATTTGTGATAgtaaaacctcttcctttcttttcaAATGAAGACACTTTATTTGGTATATCCAGAAAAATGAGATACTTAAAAGTAGAACCTAAGAATTAGCATGCATCCAGTGCAATCAAGTTAGCCCTTAAATTTATGTGTATCCTTCTTTTATGTGTCATTTTATCACCTTTCTCGTGTTGACACTATTTGAGACATGGAAGCAGTGATGGGTTCCTCTACAGCTACCAAAAGAAGTTCCTTTTCCTTCGTATTGTTTTAATTTATGACACGTTTAGAGATTCAGGAAACTTGGACCTCAAACTATTATGGAGTAGCAATTATAGGATTTTACTAACCCTTCAACCTTTAGAATTATTGAAGCTTTAGTCCTTACTGTCTTTTTGAAGATGTTGGGTTCTTTATAGTTTAATCAGAAGTTGGATTGTTCATTGTTTTCTATACAGTAGAATTGCAGGAATTTAATACTTGAATTGGAAGTTTAACAACTATGTTTATGATTTAGGCTTTGCGTTTTAATGAGCGAACAAAACTGCATCTGCAGAATTGTAGGAGTCgagaaagtttttgaaaatctagATGATGCAAGAATACTTCAAATAACTTCTCAACTGGTTGCTAGACTGGAACTTCGGTCCACATGGGCATGTTGAAGGAAACTGTTTACTTTGCATTGAAATGATTGAATTTCTGACGCCATAATTCATTGATGTACATCCTTATTTTTTGTTCTACTCTTTCATGTGTCTGTCTAATGTTTGCATTTTTTGAATTGACAGAGATTGCATCCTTAAAGATTCAGGTTGAATCTGCGATGTTCACCAACTGGGAGGTGAATTTGATTCAAGGGAATGGTGAAGAAGATCAAGTAATAATATCTGATGAGGATCTCTTGGACAATTCGATGAGCAAGGATTCAGGGCATGTAATGCATGCAGAAGAAGATAAAGTTGAAAAACTTGAAGAAGTTTTGGAACACAGTTTGGTTAGTGAGGATTCTGGCCATACTGTGCAGATAAAAGACGTTACCGATATTCAAAAACTTGGACAAGTTGCTGAAATGCAGTTTAATGAGGCTCTCCATTCTGTCACAAAAGAGCCCATAGTTGATCATGGTCAATATGAAGTATCTGCCATCAACCAAGAGTTTATTGACATCCAGAATTATGAGGATAGAAGGGTTGagaattttttcttttcttcacaggAAGATGTTTGGGTAGAAGCAGATAACGTTGATGGTAAAGATGATTTAATTAAGTGCAATGCAAAATGTGCTCCTGAGAACAACATCTCCTACTGTAGCTTTCAAGGAATCATTGAAAATAGAGCATGTGCTGAAGACAAAGAAGTTTGCGCACCCACCACTGGGAAGATTGACATACTAAAAGAGGTGGCAGATGGAGAGACTGCTCTGTCAGTTTCTTCAGATGAAGAATCACATGAAATGGCAAGGACCAAGCTACAAACGATTGTATCAAATTGCAGCAATTGTGAAGATAACAGACCTGCAGAAATTTTATTATTTGCTGATACATATTCTGGTAAACCTGAAATCGCTTCAGGTTGTTCTTTCACACAGCAGAATGAAATTGCAAAAGCATCTTCTGGTAAGTAATCTCCCACCATACAATATCAGACGTGTTATATTTTGCTGAAATCTATCTAGAAAAACCTGTTGTAATAATGGTAGACAAGAGATGTTGAATATATAGAGCTTCTTGCTAACTTAATTCTTAATTGGCATTACAGCGTACTATACTCATGgacttgagatttttttttttgggtgcgtgtgtgtgtgtatatgcaGAAGAgtttgaggaaaaagtgaaggagAACGATGACATCATAATAGGAGAAAATGGCAAGGCTCAGAAGGCTCGGGGAGATCTAAGTGACCCGACAGATGTATCAAGCCAAGGAAATGGTGCAAGTTGCTGCCAGGAGGTTGCTGAAGAGCAAATTAATGTGCACCAAGATGCAGTGAATGAATTAGCTTTAATGGATGATGTTGATTATCTAACTCTCAACAAACTCTCATGTGAAAATGAAAGTAAGATACATTCCTCAGAGGCTGGGGAAGCACATTGTTTGCAGAAGCTTGACGATGAGGTACTCACTGTTGTTGAACCTAAAAATAAAGACGATTTTGAAAATCTTGACACTCTGTCTCCATTCAAAAGTGAGCTACTCATTGATTGCTCGACTATTTCTGCTGTTTGTTCTTCTCCTTATCATGGTAGGTGCTTAATTCTTGAACTGAAAAAGTTAAGTGGAGATTTTTAATGTTGTTAAACTTTGTTTTTGTCATCTCAACAATTATTGTCCCTGAAATGACAGAAAGTGAAGCCTTGGAAATGAAAAGTGAGGGTACTGAAGAGTCAAAGATGCAGGATAATATGCCTACCAAGACTGATGACGCCCAAGGTTCTATTGTTTGCGAGTTTAAAGAGAATGAATCTGTCAATGTTGAGCATTTTCACGTTTTGTCACAAACGGAGACCTTGGTGGAAAATTCTGAGGCAAACACTTTTCAAGATGCTGCTTCACTGGAGCTAACATTGAAGTGTGAGCCGAGCAACTTAAAACAAGATAATATTGGCAATCTTATTGTTGAAGATGTGGGAGAGGCAAAGGAGTCAACCAAGGACATACCAAAAATAGTTGAAGAAATAGTTGATCATTCTCCTGGATTCACCACTTCTGGGGTTGGTCAAGGTGTATAAACCATTACCAAAAGATTGTGATTTCTTTGGTTTGCATTTGTATTTAGGTACGCATTtgtatttatatacaagagaaagttcacaaataattaatttcttaacTTCTTTTGCATTGTCTGGCAGACGTTACTGCTGGAGATGGCCATAGCGTTCAACAGAAGTTGCTAGCACCTGTAAAGACAAGTTCGCATCCGGGAAAAGAGGAAGAACTTAACGTGTATGGTGGAGATTCGGTGATGAAAAGGAAGACTAACTCAATCAGTTTGATTCAAGGGACACCTCAAAAAGCTCTGGACTCATATGTTATGAAAGAGAATGCACCAAGCACCAAGAGGGAGAAAGTAGGTGACGTGACGGCCCAGAAAACGTTGCCAAAGAGGCGCCCTCTAGAGGATCTGAGGAAGCAATAGGTGATTGGGCCTTCCCCAATATATTATGGAATTTTTATTTGGGTAGTGAAATGACTGTTTTTGCTCATTTGTGAAGTAAATTAACATGTCCAACTTGTTTGTTCAAGTTCACGTCTGTTGTCTAATATTCAGATGCTTCAAAAGTTCATCTTTATGTTGATTGTACAAGAAGTTACATATAAACTAGGGGAGAAATTACTAAAACTTGGCACTCAGCGAGTCAAGTGATTCTTGAAGTGAAGAATTAATGATTAATGTTGATTGTTGTGAAGCTGATTgttgaaaaataataattaagcTCTTGGAAAGTGAAGCTTGCAGGAATACTAATACTGCAGCTAATCAACAGAGCATATCCAATTCTCACTGAAATATTGATGGAAAGTAAACACAATGAACGGCAGTTTTTTTGTATGTTGTCCTTCATTGAGAAgggaatataaaatttaaatgaagcTTGTTCTCAGATTAGAAACAGACCTAATAACCAACTAAGAACTTGACGATTATCCAAAAAATCTTCAGAAACTAGGCAAAAACACATGGAAATATGTCTAAACCCCTTATATTTACTTTCTACACACACACCCCCATAATGGTATTCCTCCAGAATTTATTGAGAAGAATTGCGCCATCTCATGAGATGTCGTCATCTTCGATGAAAAATGTAGCTTGCTTATACATGTCCTAAAATGATCATTTCTACATTTAACCAAAATCTAACATTATGTGTCATGTGCCTTCAATCACAATTCAACCCACAAACTTCTAACACAATACCTCTCGACACAAATGGGTTGATTCGTACCCAAACCAATGACAAAACTGAAGCTATAAGTATTGACCAGACAACAATTATGGTAGGAAGCCTGTCTTGTTTGGCCATCAAACCCTTGAGGAATGGGTAAAGATGGACAATGACCCAGACTGCAAAGAATAGCTTACCAAAGAGTGGACCCCATGAATCATAACCGTTATTGATGGCATCTGCAACTCCAACTATGATTCCTATTATGTTTATGATGAGCAAGGTCAGGGGAGGGATCAACAAAGATGTCCATTTAAAGAGGAAGAGGTCTGAAAATTCTCCATCATCTCCGGCTTTGGAAGTAACTGTGAAATTAGTGTTAACACCTGCCAATACCTTGAGCAGACCCTGGAAAAGAGCAAATAGGTGGGATGAGGTGCCACCAATCACCCAAAACTGCTCATTTCTCCACCAATCGTGTATGCCAACTCCTCCCCATTGCATTTCAAGGACGCTAGTTGCAGCTATAGATATGAAGAGGGCCATGAAAATGAGACTTGCATAATTACTGATCTGCAATCATATGTAGTAAAGATTGTGAGAGAACTCAACAGAAAATTACACTTAGATTTTCACAATTGTTCAATAGGATGGTCCTGAAAACTAAATCTTGCTGATATAATAAAACAAAAGATTTTAGGATGATGATCTCTGTTTACTTGTGAACAACATGTGCAAAGGGAATACCTCAGGGACAATGAATTTCCCCGTAAGGAGACAAATAGCTGGCAAGGTACAGTAGGCAACCAAGGGAATTGATGTCAATGGATAAACAACTGAGTTTATATACGAAAACCGCTCCAATGGTTTCAAGCCACACCCATACCCGTACCATATTGGACAGTGCCTACTCAACAAAATCTCAACAGATCCCAGTGCCCACCGGAGAACCTGGTGTAGACGATCTGAAAGGTTTATTGGAGCTGAACCCTTAAATGCAGGTCTACTAGGTATGCAATAAACTGAACGCCAACCATGGCAATGCATCTTGAAGCCAGTCAATATATCCTCAGTGACAGAGCCATATATCCACCCAACCTGGAAGATAATTGAAATTTATACAAGAGGCATGAGATGTCATTTCTCAAAAGAAACCCTGAGGAAATGACATATCTAGTTTGAAGAGTGAAGTACTGGCAATGCATACCTCTTTCCCCCATTCAGTTTTGTCTTCATAACCACAGCTGATGACATGAATGGCTTCTTTCAAAAGTGATGCAGAAGTTGCTTCTTTTGGAAGTCCACCATCTTCCATGAGTGTTGAAGCTATAAAAACTGGTGACTGACcaaattttttctcaaattttttttggGACATTGACTCTGATTTGTCATTATCTATTCCTGCATTGAAAGTGAAGTAATTACGTAAATGATCCAGGTTTCATACAATTCCATGCAAGAAAGCAAGCAATTAAACCCACAGCGAAAAAATAAAGAGCCTAGAATAACTTGCTAACTGTTGTGATTCTGTCAAGAAAATTCAAGATCTAATTTACAAAGTCCAGAAGTAGTGGGAGATTATTTGTTACTTATGTTAGTTAAGATGTCAGAT
Proteins encoded:
- the LOC110665366 gene encoding uncharacterized protein LOC110665366 isoform X1, whose protein sequence is MDFYSLKRKELQALCKKHGIPANKTNLEMAECLTASLKVNGNATSEEGNEKNSKDAVNKFKKVRFSRDNETREYEPSANPKPRWSRRKTTLANPVSKESGHNNLSKEVVRKKRGRGSEKVESDCRITRSRAKVDSETFSVLQKSTASQKGEESKNTARDSVEARNGFRRSIRNMAKGTDSELMKVDVVSTITSSGAQFEGNASTIEGKGENEVVGVMKECEGVIQIKESSKGLGRNGCRRKSVAHLSDQVESYSQQVLKEAGKRSKNLDFEVANEVKASLDSREHMEKASITAAGPRRSRRKAAVLSSTAATSEQGAREAVGKVKQSKENVSGEDAKVSNELRRSTRNASRQSSVATCNEMNEIVDVVSTIASSGAQFAGNASTIEGKGEDEVVGVMKECEGAVRIKEFSKGLVGKGSRRKSVAHLSDQVESYGQQVLKEARKRSKNLDFEVANEVKASLDSLEHMEKASITAAGQRRSRRKAAVLSSTAATNEQKAGEAVGKVKQSNENVSGEDAKVSNELRRSTRNASRQSSVATGNEMNEIPDSVGKRSKNLDFEVANEVKASLDSLEHMEKASITAAGQRRSRRKADVLSSTAATNEKKAGEAVGKVKQSNENVSGEDARVSNELRRSTRNASRQSSVATVNEMNEIADSVGKVGQLKRKREAVHKTGASLDGSLVAEPPRRSTVEALKSGLVGICKSVEEKATEHIQNANYINISPLSEDTGLTMPEAAFKNFEKREESKSKTRGKRSIATVDVSALHSDTGEEMDTATNLVEASISALHSDIGEEMDTTTNLKESSISALHSDIGEEMDTATNLEVNLASTALTLASAATEEDTGLTIPEAAFENFEKRGESKSKTRGKRNVATVDVSALHSDIGEEMDTATNLEKNLASTPLKLASAATEEEASNENVSGKDAKVSNKLQSSTTNASRQSLVATFNEMNEIADSVVKDGQLKRKREALKEKEASLDGSFVGEPPRLSSLEALESSLVGLSAPCKSVDEKATEHFKNANYITISPLREYTGLTMPGAAFESFEKRGESKSKTGGKRSIATVDVLALRSEIAEEIHTATNLEKNLASTPLMMASAATEEASNENVSRKEAKVSNELQRSTMNASRQSLVATFNEMNEIADSVGKVGQLKQKREAVEETEAFLDGSLVGEFPRKSTLEASKSGLVGLSPPCKSVEEKATEHIKNANYITISPLRDDTGLTVAEAAFKRFEKREESKSKTRGKRSIATVDVKALHSDPGEEMDIATNLEENLASTPLMLASAATEEASKIVGKPEVINDDNIVRVVDIGKFVSDTKGGVEDQSHQSPEIWANLVNNNSDELKLAKFQAEACDVASPSVGFSSANQSAFEVESSNISILEKVIIRVEMSTGKDECYGSDGICDNSVEVDRISIQEDGVCGLEGTEQDDIKYGIEHNLVPDNGRSLPEVSTEIVTESTKNVCQESNKTVSTNSNFEDRKNVLDRMVPDGLPQFYFANLEDGNISNTAMAKNSSDEVLCEQIFGDCMAGKEEASFDSNGGKSFSLEAPSASEIQELPSKKLHHYEETVVESNNGVDVVTDVPITKYCNAVMNMEDSQNMDGEPEPDGTPEPNGEQHAKKSKDSGYCVEVEPGDYGGCQKVAAKVHSGADSSSSRTIREESSDSQIAVKEVVSGKFVEEQLNAAQRDQVAREGTLEDAWVVKLSNNGGSEEGPTQVNDSSDESLTESTCRESEFSEGKNVESMSQFPERIKRINGMEEKEITCEVSDAKVDSIVKFIGYHMDEEAADVHDVIRENDEATANKTCTMTIEMKEARSGGFSKKNSIVEPGKAILDREDELSKVNDAGPVAFSAVASTDFGGLDKTSDGATVRAIELENLEEKSGSELDMSDFIALGMDVKAAEANEKFENVDGNLKGKDFKNHAEKESDNIVFSSHEIASLKIQVESAMFTNWEVNLIQGNGEEDQVIISDEDLLDNSMSKDSGHVMHAEEDKVEKLEEVLEHSLVSEDSGHTVQIKDVTDIQKLGQVAEMQFNEALHSVTKEPIVDHGQYEVSAINQEFIDIQNYEDRRVENFFFSSQEDVWVEADNVDGKDDLIKCNAKCAPENNISYCSFQGIIENRACAEDKEVCAPTTGKIDILKEVADGETALSVSSDEESHEMARTKLQTIVSNCSNCEDNRPAEILLFADTYSGKPEIASGCSFTQQNEIAKASSEEFEEKVKENDDIIIGENGKAQKARGDLSDPTDVSSQGNGASCCQEVAEEQINVHQDAVNELALMDDVDYLTLNKLSCENESKIHSSEAGEAHCLQKLDDEVLTVVEPKNKDDFENLDTLSPFKSELLIDCSTISAVCSSPYHESEALEMKSEGTEESKMQDNMPTKTDDAQGSIVCEFKENESVNVEHFHVLSQTETLVENSEANTFQDAASLELTLKCEPSNLKQDNIGNLIVEDVGEAKESTKDIPKIVEEIVDHSPGFTTSGVGQDVTAGDGHSVQQKLLAPVKTSSHPGKEEELNVYGGDSVMKRKTNSISLIQGTPQKALDSYVMKENAPSTKREKVGDVTAQKTLPKRRPLEDLRKQ
- the LOC110665366 gene encoding uncharacterized protein LOC110665366 isoform X2, which encodes MDFYSLKRKELQALCKKHGIPANKTNLEMAECLTASLKVNGNATSEEGNEKNSKDAVNKFKKVRFSRDNETREYEPSANPKPRWSRRKTTLANPVSKESGHNNLSKEVVRKKRGRGSEKVESDCRITRSRAKVDSETFSVLQKSTASQKGEESKNTARDSVEARNGFRRSIRNMAKGTDSELMKVDVVSTITSSGAQFEGNASTIEGKGENEVVGVMKECEGVIQIKESSKGLGRNGCRRKSVAHLSDQVESYSQQVLKEAGKRSKNLDFEVANEVKASLDSREHMEKASITAAGPRRSRRKAAVLSSTAATSEQGAREAVGKVKQSKENVSGEDAKVSNELRRSTRNASRQSSVATCNEMNEIVDVVSTIASSGAQFAGNASTIEGKGEDEVVGVMKECEGAVRIKEFSKGLVGKGSRRKSVAHLSDQVESYGQQVLKEARKRSKNLDFEVANEVKASLDSLEHMEKASITAAGQRRSRRKAAVLSSTAATNEQKAGEAVGKVKQSNENVSGEDAKVSNELRRSTRNASRQSSVATGNEMNEIPDSVGKRSKNLDFEVANEVKASLDSLEHMEKASITAAGQRRSRRKADVLSSTAATNEKKAGEAVGKVKQSNENVSGEDARVSNELRRSTRNASRQSSVATVNEMNEIADSVGKVGQLKRKREAVHKTGASLDGSLVAEPPRRSTVEALKSGLVGICKSVEEKATEHIQNANYINISPLSEDTGLTMPEAAFKNFEKREESKSKTRGKRSIATVDVSALHSDTGEEMDTATNLVEASISALHSDIGEEMDTTTNLKESSISALHSDIGEEMDTATNLEVNLASTALTLASAATEEDTGLTIPEAAFENFEKRGESKSKTRGKRNVATVDVSALHSDIGEEMDTATNLEKNLASTPLKLASAATEEEASNENVSGKDAKVSNKLQSSTTNASRQSLVATFNEMNEIADSVVKDGQLKRKREALKEKEASLDGSFVGEPPRLSSLEALESSLVGLSAPCKSVDEKATEHFKNANYITISPLREYTGLTMPGAAFESFEKRGESKSKTGGKRSIATVDVLALRSEIAEEIHTATNLEKNLASTPLMMASAATEEASNENVSRKEAKVSNELQRSTMNASRQSLVATFNEMNEIADSVGKVGQLKQKREAVEETEAFLDGSLVGEFPRKSTLEASKSGLVGLSPPCKSVEEKATEHIKNANYITISPLRDDTGLTVAEAAFKRFEKREESKSKTRGKRSIATVDVKALHSDPGEEMDIATNLEENLASTPLMLASAATEEASKIVGKPEVINDDNIVRVVDIGKFVSDTKGGVEDQSHQSPEIWANLVNNNSDELKLAKFQAEACDVASPSVGFSSANQSAFEVESSNISILEKVIIRVEMSTGKDECYGSDGICDNSVEVDRISIQEDGVCGLEGTEQDDIKYGIEHNLVPDNGRSLPEVSTEIVTESTKNVCQESNKTVSTNSNFEDRKNVLDRMVPDGLPQFYFANLEDGNISNTAMAKNSSDEVLCEQIFGDCMAGKEEASFDSNGGKSFSLEAPSASEIQELPSKKLHHYEETVVESNNGVDVVTDVPITKYCNAVMNMEDSQNMDGEPEPDGTPEPNGEQHAKKSKDSGYCVEVEPGDYGGCQKVAAKVHSGADSSSSRTIREESSDSQIAVKEVVSGKFVEEQLNAAQRDQVAREGTLEDAWVVKLSNNGGSEEGPTQVNDSSDESLTESTCRESEFSEGKNVESMSQFPERIKRINGMEEKEITCEVSDAKVDSIVKFIGYHMDEEAADVHDVIRENDEATANKTCTMTIEMKEARSGGFSKKNSIVEPGKAILDREDELSKVNDAGPVAFSAVASTDFGGLDKTSDGATVRAIELENLEEKSGSELDMSDFIALGMDVKAAEANEKFENVDGNLKGKDFKNHAEKESDNIVFSSHEIASLKIQVESAMFTNWEVNLIQGNGEEDQVIISDEDLLDNSMSKDSGHVMHAEEDKVEKLEEVLEHSLVSEDSGHTVQIKDVTDIQKLGQVAEMQFNEALHSVTKEPIVDHGQYEVSAINQEFIDIQNYEDRRVENFFFSSQEDVWVEADNVDGKDDLIKCNAKCAPENNISYCSFQGIIENRACAEDKEVCAPTTGKIDILKEVADGETALSVSSDEESHEMARTKLQTIVSNCSNCEDNRPAEILLFADTYSGKPEIASGCSFTQQNEIAKASSEEFEEKVKENDDIIIGENGKAQKARGDLSDPTDVSSQGNGASCCQEVAEEQINVHQDAVNELALMDDVDYLTLNKLSCENESKIHSSEAGEAHCLQKLDDEVLTVVEPKNKDDFENLDTLSPFKSELLIDCSTISAVCSSPYHESEALEMKSEGTEESKMQDNMPTKTDDAQGSIVCEFKENESVNVEHFHVLSQTETLVENSEANTFQDAASLELTLKCEPSNLKQDNIGNLIVEDVGEAKESTKDIPKIVEEIVDHSPGFTTSGVGQGV